A single genomic interval of Alistipes provencensis harbors:
- a CDS encoding glycoside hydrolase family 97 protein, with protein sequence MKKYVLIAFALLAAGSLSAQNNFTLASPDGRLRVEVSVDGIVEYSVLHGDDVMVAPSAVSMTTAGVPSFGVDARLAGSSTRSVDETFDAPVYKRARVRDNFNELTLRFRNDYNIVFRAYDDGAAYRFEYTGKKAFKVLGEQAEFTFPATAEGVFSYVRGGGNGKTGDKIERQFFNSFENFYTYEPLSSWKSEQLAFLPVLVGGPNGKKVCITEADLMDYPGMYLYGGAKDGTLAGVYAPYPKTVEQGGHNQLQMIVTEREDYMARVAGPTRFPWRVMVVAENDAELLDSDMVYKIASPPTGDFSWVKPGKVAWDWWNTWNLYGVDFAAGINTETYKYYIDFASEHGIEYVILDEGWAVNKRADLMQVVPEIDLPGIVAYAAERHVGIILWAGYWAFDRDMENVCRHYSEMGIKGFKVDFMDRDDQVMVAFNRRAAEMGAKYGLLMDLHGTYKPTGLHRTYPNVVNFEGVNGLEQMKWSPDLDQVTYDVTIPFVRQIAGPMDYTQGAMRNATAKNYRSVYSEAMSQGTRCRQLAEYVIFESPLNMLCDSPSNYMNEKECTEFIAAIPTVWDETVVLGGEVAEYVSMARRSGEQWYVGSMTNWTARSLTLDLSFLGEGRFAAEVYRDGVNAARAARDYKKETIGIPADRRLTIDMAPGGGWAAKIYRVTD encoded by the coding sequence ATGAAAAAATATGTATTGATTGCGTTTGCACTGCTCGCGGCAGGGAGCCTTTCGGCGCAAAATAATTTCACACTCGCCTCGCCCGACGGCCGTCTGCGGGTGGAGGTCTCGGTCGATGGTATCGTTGAATATTCGGTGCTGCACGGGGACGACGTGATGGTCGCTCCGTCGGCCGTATCCATGACTACCGCTGGCGTGCCTTCGTTCGGCGTGGACGCACGTTTGGCCGGTTCGTCGACACGCAGCGTCGACGAGACGTTCGATGCGCCGGTCTACAAGCGTGCGCGTGTCCGTGACAATTTCAACGAGCTGACCCTGCGTTTTCGCAACGACTACAACATCGTTTTCCGGGCCTACGACGACGGGGCGGCCTATCGTTTCGAATACACGGGCAAGAAAGCCTTCAAAGTCCTCGGCGAGCAGGCCGAATTCACCTTTCCGGCCACAGCCGAAGGCGTTTTCTCCTATGTTCGCGGAGGCGGGAACGGCAAGACGGGCGACAAGATCGAACGGCAGTTTTTCAACTCGTTCGAGAACTTCTATACCTATGAACCCCTTTCGTCGTGGAAATCCGAACAACTGGCATTCCTGCCGGTGCTGGTAGGCGGTCCGAACGGGAAAAAGGTCTGCATTACGGAGGCCGACCTCATGGATTATCCCGGGATGTACCTCTATGGCGGCGCAAAAGACGGGACGCTTGCGGGTGTGTACGCCCCCTACCCGAAGACGGTCGAGCAGGGCGGGCACAACCAGTTGCAGATGATCGTCACGGAGCGCGAGGACTATATGGCCCGGGTCGCCGGACCGACCCGTTTCCCGTGGCGGGTCATGGTCGTTGCCGAGAACGACGCCGAGCTTCTGGACAGCGACATGGTCTATAAAATAGCCTCTCCCCCGACGGGTGATTTCAGTTGGGTGAAACCCGGCAAGGTGGCATGGGACTGGTGGAATACATGGAATCTCTATGGTGTGGACTTTGCGGCGGGAATAAATACGGAAACCTATAAGTACTACATTGATTTCGCATCCGAACACGGCATCGAATACGTCATTCTGGACGAAGGCTGGGCCGTGAACAAACGGGCGGACCTGATGCAGGTGGTTCCGGAAATAGACCTGCCGGGTATCGTCGCATACGCCGCGGAACGCCATGTCGGCATCATTCTCTGGGCGGGTTACTGGGCATTCGACCGCGATATGGAGAACGTCTGCCGCCACTATTCCGAGATGGGGATCAAAGGCTTTAAGGTCGATTTCATGGACCGGGACGATCAGGTGATGGTCGCTTTCAACCGCCGTGCTGCGGAAATGGGGGCCAAATACGGCCTGCTGATGGATCTTCACGGCACTTACAAGCCGACCGGACTGCATCGGACCTATCCGAACGTGGTGAATTTCGAAGGGGTCAACGGACTCGAACAGATGAAGTGGTCGCCGGATCTCGATCAGGTGACCTACGACGTGACGATCCCTTTCGTGCGCCAGATAGCGGGGCCGATGGACTATACGCAGGGTGCGATGCGCAATGCCACGGCGAAAAACTACCGTTCGGTGTATTCCGAGGCGATGAGTCAGGGCACGCGCTGCCGCCAACTGGCCGAGTATGTTATTTTCGAATCTCCGCTTAACATGCTCTGCGACAGCCCTTCCAACTACATGAACGAGAAGGAGTGCACGGAATTCATCGCCGCGATTCCGACGGTGTGGGATGAAACCGTCGTTCTCGGAGGCGAGGTCGCCGAATACGTTTCCATGGCGCGCCGCAGCGGGGAGCAATGGTATGTGGGCTCCATGACGAACTGGACGGCGCGTTCATTGACCCTCGACCTTTCGTTTCTGGGCGAAGGCAGGTTTGCTGCCGAGGTCTACCGGGACGGGGTGAATGCCGCCCGGGCGGCCCGCGACTACAAAAAAGAGACGATCGGCATCCCCGCAGACCGTCGCCTGACGATCGATATGGCACCGGGCGGAGGATGGGCCGCAAAAATATACAGGGTTACCGATTGA
- a CDS encoding putative Ig domain-containing protein: MYRLLMKGVLMSALVMPSLGMAQTASSDRSAYILTPEPAPEPRINGARVFGARPGSDFIFAIAATGDRPMTFSAEGLPKGLVLDSGTGRITGCVKKAGEYTVKLRAENDLGSCERGLRIVIGDKIALTPPLGWNSWNCWARDVTQEQVLSSARAMVEKGLDRHGWTYINIDDGWQGRRGGKYNAIQPNVKFPDMKALADEIHGMGLKIGIYSSPWVGTYAAHIGSYSDNPDGENQWIKDGMHNEHFRYQKPGGNYWKDRAETYHHADYSFVKADVAQWAEWGIDYLKYDWLPNDRYYTAEMHDALENCGRDIVYSISNKAPYADAPLWMELCNCWRTTSDIRDNWESVSSIGFAHDRWLPFTGPGHWADPDMLVVGMVGWSTKLHPTNLTPDEQYTHISLWSLLAAPLLIGCDLAQLDDFTLSLLTNDEVLEVNQDPLGLQAAPVWHNGDKEVIYMKHLEDGSVALGLFNRGEKSAKIKFTLEQLGLRDKQTVRDLWRQTDVAALEGKEVFSTEVAPHGAALLRVYPGNPR; this comes from the coding sequence ATGTACAGACTATTGATGAAGGGGGTATTGATGTCTGCCCTTGTCATGCCCTCGCTGGGCATGGCTCAGACGGCATCTTCGGATCGGTCCGCATATATCCTGACGCCTGAGCCCGCGCCTGAGCCGCGCATCAACGGGGCCCGCGTGTTCGGAGCGCGTCCGGGCAGTGATTTTATCTTTGCCATAGCCGCCACGGGCGATCGTCCCATGACCTTCTCGGCGGAAGGACTGCCCAAAGGTCTTGTGCTCGACTCCGGAACCGGCCGTATCACGGGCTGCGTGAAAAAAGCGGGGGAGTACACCGTGAAGTTGCGGGCCGAGAACGATTTGGGGAGCTGCGAGCGCGGCCTGCGCATCGTTATCGGCGATAAAATAGCCCTTACTCCGCCGTTGGGGTGGAATTCGTGGAATTGCTGGGCGCGGGACGTCACTCAGGAGCAGGTCCTTTCGTCGGCCCGTGCCATGGTGGAAAAGGGGCTCGACCGTCACGGTTGGACCTACATCAACATCGACGATGGCTGGCAGGGCCGCCGCGGAGGGAAGTACAACGCCATCCAGCCGAACGTGAAATTCCCCGACATGAAAGCGCTTGCCGACGAAATTCATGGCATGGGGCTTAAAATCGGCATCTATTCCTCGCCGTGGGTGGGAACGTACGCGGCCCACATCGGCAGTTATTCCGACAATCCCGACGGTGAAAACCAGTGGATCAAAGACGGCATGCACAACGAACACTTCCGTTACCAGAAACCGGGCGGCAACTATTGGAAAGACCGTGCCGAGACCTACCACCATGCTGACTATTCGTTTGTAAAGGCCGATGTCGCGCAGTGGGCCGAATGGGGTATCGACTATCTGAAATACGACTGGCTGCCCAACGACCGTTATTACACGGCCGAAATGCACGATGCCCTCGAGAATTGCGGGCGCGATATTGTTTACAGCATCTCCAACAAGGCGCCCTATGCCGACGCGCCCCTGTGGATGGAGCTGTGCAACTGCTGGCGCACCACGAGCGACATCCGCGACAACTGGGAGAGCGTCTCGTCGATCGGGTTCGCCCACGACCGCTGGCTTCCGTTTACGGGGCCGGGGCATTGGGCCGACCCCGACATGCTGGTCGTCGGCATGGTCGGATGGAGTACGAAACTACACCCGACGAATCTTACGCCCGATGAACAGTACACCCATATTTCGCTGTGGTCGCTGCTGGCCGCACCGCTCCTTATCGGTTGTGATCTGGCCCAACTGGACGATTTTACGCTCAGCCTGCTGACCAATGACGAGGTGCTGGAGGTCAATCAGGACCCGCTGGGCCTTCAGGCGGCTCCTGTCTGGCATAACGGAGACAAGGAGGTGATCTACATGAAACATCTCGAAGACGGATCGGTTGCGCTGGGACTTTTCAACCGGGGCGAAAAATCCGCAAAGATCAAGTTTACGCTGGAACAGCTCGGTCTGCGCGACAAACAGACCGTCCGAGACCTGTGGCGTCAGACCGATGTCGCTGCGCTCGAAGGAAAAGAGGTTTTTTCGACCGAAGTCGCACCCCACGGAGCCGCTCTGCTGCGGGTATATCCGGGTAATCCCCGTTGA
- a CDS encoding calcineurin-like phosphoesterase C-terminal domain-containing protein, which translates to MRYLITLCAVLLLAASCSDDNPNSPGASSGGSGSGGSVTEINGTKIDSKTTLCGLISDAVSGAGIPDVMVSDGFNCVLTDANGVYQLVRDSRATQVFYSTPAEYEVYRSLQNGLPYFYRTINDRNPVFRQDFRLTRLAGGKETKFTLFCLADPQTSAGNVYRFVDETLPDVESTAKKNPNVYAMTLGDITDNNRKDVWEKMKEAMSNRSVAFFQTIGNHDHLNELNSSVATTYWKSIENFQNTFGPQNYSFNRGDVHIISMDNVLHGEQAEAGRTEEFACGFYDWQYEWLKQDLAYVPKDKMVILCAHIPFRNGSAGDHSKSRYHTETLNLLAEFEEAHLMIGHTHYNENKVHTVNGKKIYEHIHGAVCGQFWRASFNADGAPNGYGIYEIDGAHITDWYYKATGKNRDFQIRAYDGEQTYSHPRMNENGLPLSGKYAPYCFKEKYGSILTGNLPSNSVVANVWNRDSDWTISLWQRGAKVGDMKPFLNKQDLWVAYWFYEVYGCGWNSISTARDHLFYLQLKYPGEAFEVLAEDGRGRTYKVTEFTRDYDGVRYDFVMKDR; encoded by the coding sequence ATGCGATATTTAATCACCTTATGCGCCGTCCTGCTGCTGGCGGCATCCTGTTCGGACGACAATCCGAATTCGCCCGGCGCGTCATCGGGCGGTTCCGGAAGCGGCGGCTCGGTAACGGAAATCAACGGTACGAAGATCGACTCCAAAACGACGCTTTGCGGACTCATTTCCGATGCCGTAAGCGGCGCGGGCATCCCGGACGTGATGGTGAGCGACGGGTTCAACTGCGTCCTGACCGACGCCAACGGCGTCTACCAGTTGGTCCGGGACAGCCGTGCCACGCAGGTCTTCTATTCGACCCCTGCCGAGTACGAGGTGTATCGTTCCCTGCAGAACGGCCTGCCTTATTTCTACCGGACTATCAACGACCGCAATCCGGTTTTCCGTCAGGATTTCAGGCTTACCCGGCTTGCCGGCGGGAAAGAGACGAAGTTCACGCTTTTCTGTCTGGCCGATCCGCAGACCTCTGCCGGAAACGTATACCGGTTTGTCGATGAGACGCTGCCCGATGTCGAAAGCACGGCGAAAAAGAATCCGAACGTCTATGCCATGACATTGGGGGACATTACCGACAATAACCGGAAGGATGTCTGGGAAAAGATGAAGGAGGCCATGTCGAACAGGAGCGTCGCCTTTTTCCAGACTATCGGCAACCACGACCACCTGAACGAATTGAATTCGTCGGTTGCGACCACCTATTGGAAAAGCATCGAGAATTTTCAGAACACCTTCGGCCCGCAGAACTACTCGTTCAACCGCGGCGATGTCCACATCATCTCCATGGACAATGTCCTGCACGGAGAGCAGGCCGAAGCCGGCCGCACCGAGGAGTTCGCCTGCGGGTTCTATGATTGGCAGTATGAGTGGCTGAAGCAGGACCTCGCGTATGTTCCGAAAGACAAGATGGTCATTCTGTGCGCCCATATCCCGTTTCGGAACGGCAGCGCGGGAGATCATTCGAAAAGCCGCTACCACACGGAAACCCTGAACCTGCTGGCCGAGTTCGAGGAGGCTCACCTGATGATCGGACACACGCACTACAACGAGAACAAGGTTCATACGGTGAACGGAAAAAAGATCTACGAGCATATTCATGGCGCGGTCTGCGGCCAGTTCTGGCGCGCTTCGTTCAATGCCGACGGCGCACCCAACGGTTATGGTATTTATGAGATCGACGGAGCGCATATTACGGACTGGTACTACAAGGCGACCGGGAAAAACCGCGATTTCCAGATCCGGGCCTATGACGGGGAACAGACCTACAGCCATCCCCGGATGAACGAGAACGGCCTGCCGCTGTCCGGCAAATATGCGCCTTATTGTTTCAAAGAGAAATACGGGAGCATTCTAACGGGAAATCTGCCGTCGAACAGCGTCGTAGCCAATGTCTGGAACCGGGATTCGGATTGGACGATAAGCCTTTGGCAGCGCGGTGCGAAGGTCGGGGATATGAAACCGTTCCTGAATAAGCAGGATTTGTGGGTCGCCTACTGGTTCTACGAGGTCTACGGCTGCGGATGGAACAGCATCTCCACGGCAAGGGACCATCTTTTCTACCTGCAGTTGAAATATCCGGGCGAGGCGTTCGAAGTTCTGGCCGAAGATGGCCGCGGACGCACTTACAAGGTGACGGAATTCACGAGGGACTACGATGGCGTCCGCTACGATTTTGTGATGAAAGACAGGTAA
- a CDS encoding BT_3987 domain-containing protein: MKKFKYIASIFAALGMLSVSCENERDTNLPDAAVYIVNDGLQVSETFYAVDESAKTPVRIFRSGYFDQTVTASVRLSEKALADYNRANGTDYKLLPEDNYEVDANSVALTSDNRTGNLYVTFTDPAALFALKESEGLDNYVIPLELVSDGNVNSEHNSILILPDVLEQVLLSFDQADTQFIVDGGVSPDEQKLTVSVARPLKEDVVVRLDMSQDAIDWYNTTHHASFRLPPAGFASIAESSLVLKSGQTSVSTTLSIDPSRWDGAPCAVPVRLVADGLAVNPDKECLLLHYAPASDDFNMYEPLDRYDWKIDGLYYHGTVGGSGKQIPTLWRIIDGLTVNSFWDAPYSSSAVANPNNGKMPIDFTIDFGAVKTICGIGIRNRDGSACDRLKAGYFEISKDGANWVRVAEFGFVKGQVDANRDYKYWFEPAEARYMRMTITESNSINGNGYYEASLAEAYAYAPAAKPYKPLSRLSQTGWSADANSYQNNDTCGKLIDGNEGGSHWEAGYNSGSKTPNNLKVPFVIQVDMSSAQSIDGVEMWRRNTIGKNESIFGLKSGSIWVSETADDSDWKTSTAWQTSGKWTKAGEFDFEMNASILVGPFYYMLPQTTKARYIRIYITDSNDKNATRDTAAIGEIFAVRK; the protein is encoded by the coding sequence ATGAAAAAGTTCAAATATATTGCCTCCATATTCGCTGCTCTGGGGATGTTGTCCGTGTCTTGCGAGAATGAACGCGACACCAACCTGCCCGATGCCGCAGTCTACATCGTCAACGACGGATTGCAGGTTTCCGAAACGTTTTACGCCGTCGACGAAAGCGCCAAAACGCCTGTCCGTATATTCCGCTCCGGATATTTCGACCAGACCGTTACGGCATCCGTCCGGCTGTCGGAAAAGGCTCTGGCCGACTATAACCGGGCCAACGGCACCGACTACAAACTGCTTCCGGAGGATAATTATGAGGTGGACGCGAATTCCGTCGCCCTGACAAGCGACAACCGCACGGGCAACCTCTATGTGACATTCACCGATCCTGCGGCGCTGTTCGCCTTGAAGGAGAGCGAGGGGCTGGACAATTATGTGATCCCGCTGGAGCTTGTTTCCGACGGCAACGTAAATAGCGAGCATAACTCCATTCTGATCCTTCCCGATGTGCTGGAACAGGTGCTGCTGTCGTTCGATCAGGCGGATACGCAGTTTATCGTGGACGGCGGGGTGTCGCCCGACGAGCAGAAACTCACCGTTTCGGTGGCACGGCCGCTCAAGGAAGATGTTGTGGTCCGGCTGGATATGTCGCAGGATGCGATCGACTGGTATAACACGACGCACCACGCCTCTTTCCGGCTGCCGCCCGCCGGTTTTGCTTCGATCGCCGAGAGCTCTCTCGTCTTGAAGAGCGGTCAGACCAGCGTCTCGACGACCTTGAGCATCGACCCGTCGAGATGGGACGGGGCGCCTTGCGCCGTTCCGGTGCGTCTGGTTGCCGACGGGCTCGCGGTCAACCCGGACAAGGAGTGCCTGCTGCTCCATTATGCGCCCGCTTCCGACGATTTCAACATGTACGAACCACTGGACCGTTACGACTGGAAAATAGACGGTCTGTACTACCACGGTACGGTCGGCGGCTCCGGCAAACAGATCCCGACCCTGTGGAGGATCATAGACGGCCTTACCGTCAACAGTTTCTGGGATGCCCCTTATAGCTCTTCGGCGGTAGCCAATCCCAACAACGGGAAAATGCCCATTGATTTCACGATCGATTTCGGGGCGGTGAAGACCATATGCGGCATCGGAATACGCAACCGCGACGGGTCGGCTTGCGACCGCCTGAAAGCCGGATACTTCGAAATATCCAAGGACGGCGCCAATTGGGTGCGTGTGGCCGAATTCGGGTTTGTCAAGGGACAGGTGGATGCAAATCGGGACTATAAGTATTGGTTCGAGCCTGCCGAAGCCCGTTATATGCGCATGACCATCACCGAGTCCAACTCGATAAACGGTAATGGGTACTATGAGGCTTCGCTGGCTGAGGCCTATGCCTATGCTCCCGCCGCCAAGCCTTATAAGCCGCTGAGCAGGCTTTCGCAAACCGGCTGGTCAGCGGATGCCAACTCCTATCAGAACAACGACACGTGCGGAAAGCTGATCGACGGCAACGAAGGCGGCTCCCACTGGGAAGCCGGCTACAACTCGGGTTCGAAGACGCCCAATAACCTGAAGGTTCCCTTTGTCATTCAGGTCGACATGTCGTCGGCACAGTCTATCGACGGAGTCGAAATGTGGCGCAGGAACACCATCGGCAAGAATGAATCCATCTTCGGCCTGAAGTCCGGAAGCATCTGGGTTTCCGAGACCGCGGACGACAGCGACTGGAAGACTTCGACGGCATGGCAGACCTCCGGAAAATGGACCAAAGCCGGTGAATTCGATTTCGAAATGAACGCCTCCATACTCGTCGGGCCGTTCTATTATATGCTGCCCCAGACGACGAAGGCGCGTTACATCCGTATCTATATCACGGATTCCAACGATAAGAACGCGACGCGCGACACGGCGGCGATCGGCGAAATCTTCGCCGTGAGAAAATAA